In one window of Miscanthus floridulus cultivar M001 chromosome 12, ASM1932011v1, whole genome shotgun sequence DNA:
- the LOC136497213 gene encoding LOW QUALITY PROTEIN: class E vacuolar protein-sorting machinery protein hse1-like (The sequence of the model RefSeq protein was modified relative to this genomic sequence to represent the inferred CDS: deleted 1 base in 1 codon), translating into MLNHSHSRPDSRSPFLHHGHAAAETGHRDHRAQQGMDPPSSSGRPAPTTPRRQLQGPRPPRLNVRMESHAIKKPSGVPPGAPAAPGGQGQGRPRDHPQPGGRAPVIIYDASPKVIHAKPSEFMALVQRLTGPGGGGSGSGTPPAPDAQAQYDDDDALLLGQAFLPLELLLSPSAAMSPAARLATIERSVRGPMPSAPAATDYDVDVQGARGGGADDDGTLAAVLGPAWRHPSILSPLPSSLPPAAASGLFSPLPFDASSLSWLNELSPILRAAAAASTPNAGAGASSSGFGAFGPGATSNGGGSRPPPPAYYSDPFVPSPRNLLATPTVPSPATCAEFFGSLSDL; encoded by the exons aTGTTGAACCATTCCCATTCCCGGCCCGATTCCCGCTCCCCGTTCCTCCACCacggccacgccgccgccgagacGGGGCACCGGGACCACCGGGCGCAGCAGGGGATGGacccgccgtcgtcgtcgggccGCCCCGCCCCCACCACGCCGCGCCGGCAGCTGCAGGGCCCGCGCCCGCCCAGGCTCAACGTCCGGATGGAGTCGCACGCCATCAAGAAGCCCTCGGGGGTTCCGCCCGGCGCGCCGGCGGCGCCcggggggcaggggcaggggagGCCGCGGGACCACCCGCAGCCCGGGGGGCGGGCGCCCGTCATCATCTACGACGCGTCGCCCAAGGTCATCCACGCCAAGCCCAGCGAGTTCATGGCGCTCGTGCAGCGCCTCACGGGCCCCGGCGGCGGTGGATCCGGCTCCGGCACGCCGCCGGCGCCCGACGCGCAGGCGcagtacgacgacgacgacgccctgCTGCTGGGGCAGGCGTTCCTGCCGCTCGAGCTGCTGCTGTCGCCGTCCGCCGCCATGTCCCCGGCCGCGCGCCTCGCCACCATCGAGCGGTCCGTGCGCGGCCCCATGCCCTCCGCGCCGGCGGCAACGGACTACGACGTCGACGTGCAGGGTGCCCGCGGCGGTGGCGCCGACGACGACGGCACCCTCGCGGCGGTGCTGGGCCCCGCTTGGCGCCACCCCAGCATCCTGTCCCCGCTGCCGTCCTCGCTGCCGCCCGCCGCCGCGTCGGGGCTGTTCTCGCCGCTGCCCTTCGACGCCAGCAGCCTCAGCTGGCTCAACGAGCTCAGCCCCATCCTccgggcagcagcagcagcgtccaCACCcaacgccggcgccggcgcctctTCG TCGGGCTTCGGCGCCTTCGGCCCGGGCGCCACGAGCAACGGCGGCGGatcccgcccgccgccgccggcctacTACTCCGACCCCTTCGTCCCCAGCCCCCGCAACCTCCTCGCCACGCCCACCGTGCCGTCGCCGGCCACGTGCGCCGAGTTCTTCGGCAGCCTGTCGGATCTTTAG